The following are encoded in a window of Halosolutus halophilus genomic DNA:
- a CDS encoding PadR family transcriptional regulator: MHDLTGFQRDLLYVIAGADRPSGQTVKDEVEKYYSSEINHGRLYPNLDTLVNKGLVEKGQLDRRTNYYAITDEGRQQIDERREWEEQYVEF, from the coding sequence ATGCACGATCTGACCGGTTTCCAGCGAGACCTCCTGTACGTGATCGCGGGTGCCGACCGCCCGTCGGGGCAGACCGTCAAAGACGAAGTCGAGAAGTACTATAGCTCCGAAATCAATCACGGCCGTCTATATCCCAATCTCGACACCCTCGTCAACAAAGGTCTGGTCGAGAAAGGGCAACTGGACCGACGGACGAACTACTACGCGATCACCGACGAGGGCCGCCAGCAGATCGACGAGCGTCGCGAGTGGGAAGAACAGTACGTCGAATTCTAA
- a CDS encoding winged helix-turn-helix domain-containing protein, with the protein MSTQASNTRSEPSNDPAAQLDVLGDECARTILVATSDGPKTAKELTERTDSSSATVYRRINNLLESDLLAECVRFDEDGSHTTAYEATAETLSVRIGADGIEVSVARNDSYSSH; encoded by the coding sequence ATGTCAACGCAAGCGAGTAATACGCGATCGGAACCGTCGAACGATCCGGCAGCCCAGCTCGACGTCCTCGGGGACGAGTGTGCCCGGACGATTCTCGTTGCGACGAGCGACGGGCCGAAGACGGCGAAGGAACTGACCGAACGGACGGATAGCTCGTCGGCGACCGTATACCGACGAATAAACAATCTCCTCGAAAGCGATCTGCTGGCCGAGTGCGTGCGGTTCGACGAGGACGGATCGCACACGACTGCGTACGAGGCGACGGCCGAGACCCTCTCCGTCCGGATCGGGGCCGACGGAATCGAGGTATCGGTAGCACGTAATGACAGCTACAGTAGTCACTGA
- a CDS encoding DUF7563 family protein, whose protein sequence is MESSTAGARCRNCGTHVTQQFARVFGDNGDVVHGCPACTTYREMQSGGHLPGD, encoded by the coding sequence ATGGAATCGTCGACGGCAGGAGCCCGCTGTCGTAACTGCGGAACACACGTCACGCAGCAGTTTGCGCGCGTATTCGGTGACAACGGCGATGTCGTCCACGGGTGTCCCGCCTGTACGACCTATCGGGAGATGCAGTCCGGCGGTCACCTTCCGGGCGACTGA
- a CDS encoding DUF7344 domain-containing protein: MSVQRNRTESLAESEVFHILGNDRRRAIVQLLAAESGTVDVSDVATEIAANESDTTPVPNNLYKSVYVSLQQTHLPQLQEDAVIEYDSDAKTIQPGPNFDDVLQYVDGHDSDRSSILKLHLGLCVFGLVVIALAGLGLPLFASVDSVLSSVLVLLAVAATSLYSLFS, translated from the coding sequence ATGTCCGTTCAGAGGAACCGAACTGAGTCGCTCGCGGAAAGCGAGGTCTTCCACATCCTCGGAAACGATAGACGACGGGCTATCGTCCAACTGCTCGCCGCTGAATCGGGGACGGTCGACGTCTCCGACGTCGCGACCGAGATTGCCGCCAACGAATCCGATACGACCCCTGTCCCGAACAACCTCTACAAGAGCGTCTACGTCTCCCTCCAGCAGACCCATCTGCCTCAGCTCCAGGAAGACGCCGTCATCGAGTACGACTCCGACGCGAAGACGATCCAGCCCGGCCCGAACTTCGACGACGTCCTCCAGTACGTCGACGGCCACGACTCCGATCGATCGTCGATCCTCAAACTGCACCTCGGGCTCTGCGTCTTCGGTCTCGTCGTGATCGCGCTCGCGGGCCTCGGACTGCCGCTGTTCGCGAGCGTGGATTCCGTCCTGTCGAGCGTCCTCGTGTTGCTCGCCGTCGCTGCGACCAGCCTCTACAGTCTGTTCTCCTGA
- a CDS encoding DUF7282 domain-containing protein, with product MNARNQLLVVLTALMLLSSSGAMVAGAAPAATVDEHEDSDSDDEIETENETLPKDDEKAADDDAEVQANDTQGDGLEETPEEDHRSAMVSFEDQTTDGDTVVVESVTMASGGFVTIHDSSLLAGNAIGSVIGTSEYLEAGTHENVTVTLDEPLEEDETLIAMPHRDTNNNQVYDFVETEGQEDIPYLTPDDEPVTDDAVVTLDEEPDAVDEEDELEDEDEFDDDNVTDDEDELDDDNVTDDEDELDDDNVTDDEDELDDEEVTDDEEEPTEDERALEVTVEQATVYIFVIGDVTDEDAELDDEEDELDEEDEVDENVTEDEDELDEEDELDEEDELDEEDELDEEDELDEEDEVDENVTDDEEDELDEEDEVDENVTEDEDELDDEEDEVDENVTEDEDELDEEPTESFTVENLSAPENATVGDQITVSADVSNPNDEEATQEIQFRLEGDLVDSQNVTLDAGENETVEFDVDTTDIEPGEYVHMVLSDEFGEVAFIELTEAEDDGFDDEDELDDNETDDEDGLDDDDELDDNETDDELDDNESDDEADAAVIGYANS from the coding sequence ATGAACGCACGCAACCAGCTACTCGTAGTACTCACTGCGCTGATGCTGTTATCCTCTAGCGGGGCGATGGTTGCAGGGGCGGCCCCTGCTGCAACCGTCGACGAGCACGAGGACAGCGACAGTGATGACGAGATAGAGACAGAAAACGAGACACTCCCGAAGGACGACGAGAAAGCAGCTGACGACGACGCGGAGGTGCAAGCCAACGACACCCAGGGAGATGGACTCGAGGAAACTCCCGAGGAGGATCACCGATCGGCGATGGTGTCCTTCGAGGATCAGACGACCGACGGTGACACGGTCGTCGTCGAAAGCGTCACGATGGCCAGCGGTGGCTTCGTGACGATCCACGACAGCAGTCTGCTCGCGGGCAACGCGATCGGGAGCGTCATCGGTACCTCCGAGTATCTCGAGGCGGGAACGCACGAGAACGTCACGGTGACTCTCGACGAACCGCTCGAGGAGGACGAGACGCTCATCGCGATGCCGCATCGCGACACGAACAATAACCAGGTGTACGACTTCGTCGAGACCGAGGGCCAGGAGGACATTCCGTACCTCACCCCTGACGACGAACCGGTGACGGACGATGCCGTCGTCACTCTCGACGAAGAACCGGATGCCGTCGACGAGGAGGACGAACTTGAGGACGAAGACGAGTTCGACGACGATAACGTAACCGACGACGAAGACGAGCTCGACGACGATAACGTAACCGACGACGAAGACGAACTCGACGACGATAACGTAACCGACGACGAAGACGAACTCGACGACGAAGAGGTAACCGACGACGAAGAGGAGCCGACCGAGGACGAGCGCGCCCTCGAAGTAACCGTCGAACAGGCGACCGTCTACATCTTCGTCATCGGTGATGTCACCGACGAAGACGCCGAGCTAGACGACGAGGAGGACGAACTCGATGAGGAAGACGAGGTAGACGAGAACGTCACCGAAGACGAAGACGAACTCGATGAAGAGGACGAACTCGATGAAGAGGACGAACTCGATGAAGAGGACGAACTCGATGAAGAGGACGAACTCGATGAGGAAGACGAGGTAGACGAGAACGTCACTGACGACGAGGAAGACGAACTCGATGAGGAAGACGAGGTAGACGAGAACGTCACCGAAGACGAAGACGAACTAGACGACGAGGAAGACGAGGTAGACGAGAACGTCACCGAAGACGAAGACGAACTGGACGAGGAACCGACCGAATCCTTCACGGTCGAGAACCTCTCCGCGCCGGAGAACGCGACCGTCGGTGACCAGATCACCGTCTCCGCGGACGTCTCGAACCCCAACGACGAGGAGGCGACCCAGGAGATCCAGTTCCGACTCGAGGGTGACCTCGTCGACTCACAGAACGTGACGCTGGACGCTGGGGAGAACGAAACGGTCGAGTTCGACGTCGACACAACCGACATCGAACCCGGCGAGTACGTTCACATGGTCCTCAGCGACGAGTTCGGTGAGGTCGCCTTCATCGAACTGACCGAAGCGGAGGACGACGGCTTCGACGACGAAGACGAACTCGACGACAACGAGACCGACGACGAGGATGGACTCGACGACGACGACGAACTCGACGACAACGAGACCGACGACGAACTCGACGACAACGAGTCCGACGACGAAGCGGACGCAGCGGTAATCGGCTACGCGAACAGCTAA